In Roseofilum capinflatum BLCC-M114, the following proteins share a genomic window:
- a CDS encoding phosphoribulokinase, giving the protein MTSKPDRVVLVGVAGDSGCGKSTFLRRLTDLFGEDLITVICLDDYHSLDRKQRKETGITALNPKANNFDLMYEQAKALKNGESIEKPIYNHTTGEIDPPETIHPRSIVVLEGLHPMYDERVRELLDFSVYLDISDEVKIAWKIQRDMAERGHRYEDVLFAINARRPDFMAYIDPQKAHADVVIQVLPTQLIPDDKDRKILRVRMIQRYGVAGRNPVYLFDEGSTIDWIPCGRKLTCSYPGIKMHYGPDAYYGHEVSILEVDGQFENLEELIYIEGHLSNTSTKEYGELTHLLRQHPDYPGSTNGTGLFQVLTGLKMRAIYEQLTQESVKVPASV; this is encoded by the coding sequence ATGACCAGTAAACCGGATCGCGTGGTTTTAGTTGGTGTTGCCGGAGACTCCGGTTGTGGGAAATCAACCTTCTTACGTCGCTTAACCGACTTATTTGGAGAAGATCTCATAACCGTAATTTGTCTGGATGACTACCATTCTTTAGATCGTAAGCAACGTAAAGAAACCGGGATTACCGCGCTCAACCCCAAAGCCAATAACTTTGACTTAATGTATGAGCAAGCCAAAGCGCTGAAAAACGGTGAATCCATAGAAAAACCCATTTACAACCATACCACTGGGGAAATCGATCCCCCCGAAACCATCCATCCCCGATCCATTGTTGTTCTAGAAGGGCTACACCCGATGTACGACGAGCGGGTAAGGGAGCTATTGGATTTTAGTGTTTATCTTGACATCAGTGATGAAGTCAAAATTGCCTGGAAAATCCAGCGAGATATGGCAGAGAGAGGCCATCGCTATGAAGATGTGTTATTTGCCATTAATGCTCGCCGTCCAGACTTCATGGCCTATATTGACCCCCAGAAAGCTCATGCTGATGTGGTAATCCAGGTATTGCCGACCCAACTGATTCCAGACGACAAAGACCGTAAAATCTTGCGGGTACGGATGATCCAACGCTATGGAGTTGCCGGCCGTAACCCTGTTTATCTGTTTGACGAAGGATCGACCATTGATTGGATTCCTTGTGGACGGAAGTTAACCTGCTCCTATCCCGGAATTAAAATGCATTATGGGCCAGATGCTTACTATGGCCATGAAGTGTCGATCCTGGAAGTCGATGGTCAGTTTGAGAATCTAGAGGAACTCATCTATATCGAAGGTCACTTGAGTAACACCTCAACAAAAGAATATGGGGAATTAACTCACTTGCTGCGGCAACATCCGGATTATCCGGGTTCGACCAATGGTACAGGACTGTTCCAAGTGCTAACTGGATTAAAAATGCGAGCCATTTACGAACAGTTAACCCAAGAGTCCGTAAAAGTTCCTGCTAGTGTTTAG
- a CDS encoding prohibitin family protein — MARNQSDIGVPGILFGIIAALIILIGANCFVIINPGQAGVISILGKARDGALLEGIHFKPPLISVVDVYDVTVQKFEVPAQSSTRDLQELSASFAINFRLDPLQVVEIRRTQGTLQNLVSKVIAPQTQESFKIAAAVRTVEESITKRTELKQDFDVALNQRLEKYGIIVLDTSVIDLAFSNEFARAVEEKQIAEQRSQRAIYIAKEAEQQAQADINRAKGKAEAQRLLAETLKAQGGSLVLQKEAIEAWREGGAQMPKVLVTGGQSNSGVPFLFNLGNLDQAVD; from the coding sequence ATGGCCAGAAATCAATCAGACATTGGCGTACCCGGAATCCTGTTTGGCATCATTGCAGCCTTGATCATCTTAATTGGTGCGAACTGCTTTGTAATTATCAATCCCGGTCAAGCTGGGGTGATCAGTATTTTAGGGAAAGCCAGAGATGGGGCCCTCTTAGAAGGCATTCACTTTAAACCCCCTCTCATTTCAGTCGTTGATGTCTATGATGTCACTGTACAAAAATTTGAAGTACCCGCCCAAAGTTCCACCCGCGACTTACAAGAATTAAGCGCCAGTTTTGCCATTAACTTTCGCCTCGATCCGCTCCAAGTCGTGGAAATTCGCCGTACCCAAGGAACCTTACAAAATTTGGTTTCTAAGGTGATTGCCCCCCAAACCCAAGAATCGTTTAAAATCGCGGCGGCAGTGCGAACCGTGGAAGAATCGATCACCAAACGGACAGAATTGAAGCAAGATTTTGACGTGGCCTTAAATCAAAGATTAGAAAAATATGGCATTATCGTCCTGGATACCAGTGTCATTGACCTGGCCTTTTCTAACGAATTTGCCCGTGCAGTAGAAGAAAAACAAATTGCTGAACAACGATCCCAACGGGCGATTTATATTGCCAAAGAAGCGGAGCAACAAGCCCAAGCCGATATTAACCGCGCTAAAGGGAAAGCCGAAGCTCAACGGTTATTGGCAGAGACGCTCAAGGCTCAAGGGGGGTCATTAGTGCTACAAAAAGAGGCGATCGAAGCCTGGCGAGAAGGAGGGGCACAAATGCCCAAAGTTCTGGTCACTGGAGGTCAATCCAATTCTGGCGTACCCTTCTTGTTTAATCTCGGTAATTTGGATCAAGCCGTAGATTAG
- a CDS encoding HAD-IA family hydrolase, whose protein sequence is MSKPKVIFLDAVGTLFGVRGSVGEIYSQFAQGFGVEVSADLIDQTFSESFRKAPPAAFPDIEHQELDSYEFDWWKAIAFDTFSQAEVIDQFTDFDRFFNELYYYFATLYPWFVYPEVKSALLSWKNQGIELGVISNFDSRLHKVLNALGLKHFMKSITISTEVGAAKPNSKIFQVALAKHGYKPHQALHIGDSYEEDYLGAIEAGFSPIWLQRQSQHPELFKVAKGKVWSGFQASAFF, encoded by the coding sequence ATGTCAAAACCGAAGGTTATATTCTTAGATGCCGTAGGTACACTCTTTGGAGTACGCGGCAGTGTAGGAGAAATTTATAGCCAATTTGCCCAAGGATTTGGGGTTGAAGTTTCTGCCGATCTGATCGATCAAACCTTTTCCGAGAGCTTCAGAAAGGCTCCACCGGCTGCCTTTCCAGACATTGAGCATCAAGAGCTAGACTCTTATGAGTTCGATTGGTGGAAGGCGATCGCCTTTGACACCTTTTCCCAAGCTGAGGTCATCGATCAGTTTACTGATTTTGACCGCTTTTTTAATGAACTCTATTATTATTTTGCCACCCTTTATCCCTGGTTTGTTTACCCCGAAGTTAAATCTGCTCTTTTAAGCTGGAAAAATCAAGGCATTGAGCTGGGGGTTATTTCTAACTTTGACTCCCGTTTACATAAAGTGCTTAACGCCCTAGGGCTAAAGCATTTCATGAAATCTATTACCATTTCTACTGAGGTGGGAGCAGCTAAACCTAACTCCAAAATCTTCCAGGTTGCCCTAGCTAAACATGGCTATAAACCTCATCAGGCTTTACATATTGGTGATAGCTATGAAGAGGATTATTTAGGAGCCATAGAAGCTGGATTTTCTCCCATTTGGTTGCAACGCCAATCTCAACATCCGGAATTGTTTAAGGTGGCTAAAGGTAAGGTTTGGTCTGGGTTTCAAGCTTCCGCTTTTTTTTGA
- a CDS encoding Uma2 family endonuclease, with amino-acid sequence MVQTPLSPDILYPDSDGLPMAENTEQYEWIVRLVTNLKHLLKDQEAFVAGDLLWYPLQVEEPPAPCQAPDAMVAFGRPPGYRGSYKQWEEDNIAPQVVFEILSPTNTRREMAEKQKFYEEHGVLEAYYYDPERKDFWGFVREAPDEVCTLITALYLPWTSPLLQIRFELFEDGLSVFYPDGEEFQEPEALLLERDQARLAQQQAQLERQQAQAERNEAKLAQQQAQAERDRAQEKLNQALAKLQELGIDPDTL; translated from the coding sequence ATGGTTCAAACTCCCCTTTCTCCAGATATCCTCTATCCAGATTCGGACGGGTTACCCATGGCCGAAAATACCGAGCAATATGAGTGGATTGTCCGTTTAGTCACCAATCTCAAACATTTACTCAAAGATCAAGAAGCATTTGTAGCGGGAGATTTGTTATGGTATCCCCTGCAAGTAGAGGAACCTCCCGCACCCTGCCAAGCACCCGATGCCATGGTAGCTTTTGGTCGTCCTCCCGGTTACCGGGGTAGCTATAAACAATGGGAAGAAGACAACATTGCCCCCCAAGTGGTGTTTGAGATCCTCTCACCGACAAATACCCGCCGAGAAATGGCAGAAAAGCAAAAGTTTTATGAGGAGCATGGGGTTTTAGAAGCCTATTATTACGATCCAGAGCGCAAGGATTTCTGGGGATTTGTGCGTGAAGCTCCAGATGAAGTTTGCACATTAATAACAGCGTTATATTTACCTTGGACATCACCCCTGTTACAAATTCGATTTGAGTTGTTTGAGGATGGGTTATCGGTGTTTTATCCGGATGGGGAAGAGTTTCAGGAACCGGAGGCCCTTTTACTGGAGCGAGATCAGGCGAGACTAGCGCAACAGCAAGCCCAGCTAGAACGACAGCAGGCACAAGCAGAGCGCAATGAGGCGAAACTGGCTCAACAGCAGGCACAAGCAGAGCGGGATCGGGCCCAAGAGAAGCTCAACCAAGCTTTAGCCAAACTTCAGGAGTTGGGCATCGATCCAGATACGCTTTAG
- a CDS encoding NAD(P)/FAD-dependent oxidoreductase translates to MSQRSTRICILGGGFGGLYTALRLSEFSWEGREKPEIVLIDRQDRFLFMPLLYELVTGEMQTWEIAPPYVELLADTGVRFMQAEVSQINLETQEVTLDSGQVLQGDRIVLALGGETPLSWVPGCQEYAIPFRTLEDVYRLEESLRPLIASEQEVIRVAIAGAGYSGVELACKLADRLGERGRIRLIEKGDCILANSPEFNRKAAETALKQKGVWIDLETTIEAIAPDSISLYYKGQEDTIPVDMVLWTVGTQVPPSVQGLDLKKNPRGQITTTPTLQAIDCPHYFIIGDLSDSCDATGQVLPKTAQAAIQQADYCAWNVWASLCDRPLLPVRYSHLGEMMALGIDNATLTGLGLQLDGPLAHIARRLVYLYRLPTLNHQLKVAFNWLTQPLQEIMLD, encoded by the coding sequence ATGTCACAACGATCTACGCGCATTTGTATCCTCGGTGGTGGTTTTGGGGGGTTGTATACGGCCCTGCGTTTGAGTGAGTTTTCTTGGGAGGGACGGGAAAAGCCAGAGATTGTTTTGATCGATCGCCAAGACCGATTTTTGTTTATGCCCCTATTATATGAGTTGGTCACTGGGGAGATGCAGACCTGGGAAATTGCCCCGCCTTATGTGGAGCTGTTGGCGGACACTGGAGTGAGGTTTATGCAAGCAGAAGTGAGTCAAATTAATTTGGAGACCCAAGAGGTTACTCTGGACTCAGGACAGGTTTTACAGGGCGATCGCATTGTGTTAGCTCTGGGAGGAGAAACGCCGTTAAGTTGGGTTCCTGGATGTCAGGAATATGCGATTCCGTTTCGGACACTGGAAGATGTCTATCGCTTGGAGGAGAGTTTACGCCCCTTAATCGCATCGGAGCAAGAGGTGATTCGGGTGGCGATCGCCGGTGCAGGTTACAGTGGCGTAGAATTAGCCTGTAAATTAGCCGATCGCTTGGGGGAACGCGGACGCATTCGCCTGATAGAGAAAGGGGATTGTATTTTAGCCAATTCTCCGGAGTTTAACCGCAAAGCAGCCGAAACCGCCTTAAAACAAAAAGGAGTGTGGATCGACTTAGAAACGACGATTGAGGCGATCGCCCCCGATTCCATCTCCCTATACTATAAAGGTCAGGAAGATACCATTCCGGTGGATATGGTGCTGTGGACAGTGGGAACCCAAGTGCCGCCGAGTGTCCAAGGTTTAGATCTGAAAAAGAATCCTCGCGGCCAAATTACAACCACCCCAACTTTACAGGCGATCGATTGTCCCCATTATTTCATTATTGGCGACCTCTCCGACTCCTGTGATGCCACCGGTCAAGTGCTACCGAAAACCGCCCAAGCCGCTATCCAACAGGCAGATTATTGTGCCTGGAATGTCTGGGCTTCTTTGTGCGATCGGCCCCTGCTCCCCGTGCGCTATTCTCACCTCGGTGAAATGATGGCTCTGGGTATCGATAATGCCACCTTAACCGGTTTAGGGCTTCAGCTCGATGGCCCCCTCGCCCATATCGCCCGTCGTCTGGTTTATCTCTATCGCCTCCCCACCCTCAACCACCAATTAAAAGTTGCCTTTAACTGGCTTACGCAACCCTTACAAGAGATAATGTTAGATTAG
- a CDS encoding phycobilisome linker polypeptide: MPTSSLAGSTSSISSNRLFQFEVVGLNPTSMASMNCSIRRSGSVLITVPYNRMNQEMKRIARLGGTITNIVPLNFAAPSSSEDEA, encoded by the coding sequence ATGCCTACATCCAGTTTAGCCGGTAGCACCAGTAGCATCTCGTCTAACCGTTTATTTCAGTTTGAGGTGGTTGGTCTTAACCCAACCAGCATGGCGAGTATGAATTGCTCGATTCGTCGCAGTGGCAGTGTTTTGATCACTGTGCCTTACAACCGTATGAATCAGGAAATGAAGCGGATTGCTCGTCTGGGTGGCACAATTACTAACATTGTGCCCCTTAATTTTGCTGCGCCCTCTTCCTCTGAGGACGAAGCCTAA
- a CDS encoding XDD3 family exosortase-dependent surface protein produces the protein MKLNSIQTLIGTAATTACLLSMTGVAQAGSFYNGWNYARDYSNDGTGGYAQFNGRRASAYEMYGMAVHQDGDTITVGINTNLGLEGRSHGPAKDGNIGWGDFLFSVGGEQYGIHFAETNDSFGRGLNSAALDAAQGTNALGLYKGITTKNVTAKNHGWSTIKKHYNHTKNRSENVADRNAGIKSFGDLDSSELSYYNASRSAPTSIKSGTKVENDNFQLLNQDQLSGLGLDFGGAFGVGNNKLGATTFGFSFTRTPEMLGDFVAHLFAECTNDGMAIEGTFEETPSVPVPEPTAVAGLALVGLMLAGSKLRKQS, from the coding sequence ATGAAACTTAATTCTATTCAAACTCTTATCGGTACTGCTGCAACCACCGCTTGTCTGCTGAGTATGACTGGAGTTGCCCAAGCCGGAAGCTTCTACAACGGTTGGAACTATGCTCGTGACTACTCCAACGATGGTACAGGTGGCTATGCACAGTTTAATGGCCGCAGAGCATCCGCCTATGAAATGTATGGTATGGCAGTTCACCAAGATGGAGACACCATCACCGTTGGCATCAACACCAACCTGGGCTTAGAAGGCAGATCTCACGGCCCCGCGAAAGACGGGAACATCGGTTGGGGTGACTTCCTCTTCAGCGTCGGTGGAGAGCAGTACGGGATTCACTTTGCCGAAACCAACGACTCCTTCGGACGGGGACTCAACAGTGCGGCGCTTGATGCTGCCCAAGGAACCAACGCTCTAGGTTTATACAAAGGTATCACCACCAAAAACGTTACCGCCAAAAACCATGGTTGGTCTACCATCAAAAAACATTACAATCACACCAAAAACCGCAGTGAGAATGTCGCAGACCGCAATGCAGGTATTAAGTCCTTCGGTGATTTAGACTCTTCTGAACTGTCCTATTACAACGCTTCCCGTAGCGCTCCGACCTCCATCAAGTCTGGAACTAAAGTAGAAAACGACAACTTCCAACTGTTAAATCAGGATCAATTAAGTGGTTTAGGTTTAGACTTTGGTGGTGCTTTTGGAGTCGGAAACAATAAGCTCGGTGCGACAACCTTTGGTTTTAGCTTCACCAGAACCCCGGAAATGCTCGGCGACTTTGTTGCTCATCTGTTCGCTGAATGCACCAATGATGGTATGGCTATCGAAGGTACATTTGAAGAAACTCCCAGCGTTCCCGTTCCTGAACCCACCGCAGTTGCTGGTTTAGCCCTGGTTGGCTTAATGTTGGCTGGCAGCAAACTCCGTAAACAGAGTTAA
- a CDS encoding S8 family serine peptidase, giving the protein MIDKLKLILFTLAISGLGIPAFAFTLLRSSVGDAGIEAQRLHDFPYNLTGKKIAIGQVEIGRPGMFGIDKKTDPNQVISPMRVFFRDALAEHNKHVDPHAQNVASVMISSNKQFPGVAPDARLYSTAVGSLRRSGQAEECLASQHLAMQNSGDLRAINFSFGESLNQDPRPNAVLDGNALLTQCIDWSARVHNVFYVIAGNQGRGGISIPTDTYNGVTVAFSKIYGDRYSKIDFANIGDPSLGNPSRIIGYETNTDGRRSIGLVAPGHKVPLVNLDGTVGYSSGTSFAAPHVTAMIALLQEYGDRQLAQVKADPLKSELSPPWTIDARQQEVMKAVLLNSADKIQDLGNGLNLGMSRTLYDQKHQSWLTSEAYFNARIPLDIQMGAGHLNASRAYEQFSAGQWTPENPVPAIGWNYDQIETVGSYQDYILEGDLQQGSMLSVTLAWNRLVELQDRNQNEAYDIGETFEDRGLNNLDIFLMPADSTNLRDSLWSSISDVDSVEHMFYRIPRTGKYKIRVYYRQQVNEAQQPYAIAWWTAPIEN; this is encoded by the coding sequence ATGATCGACAAGCTGAAATTAATCCTATTCACCCTAGCGATTTCTGGGTTAGGCATTCCGGCATTTGCCTTTACCCTACTCCGGTCATCGGTGGGAGATGCAGGAATTGAAGCCCAACGCTTGCATGATTTCCCTTATAACTTAACAGGGAAAAAGATCGCCATTGGCCAGGTAGAAATTGGTCGCCCTGGGATGTTTGGCATCGATAAGAAAACTGACCCCAATCAGGTCATCAGCCCCATGCGCGTGTTTTTTCGAGATGCCTTGGCTGAACATAACAAGCATGTTGACCCCCATGCCCAAAATGTGGCCAGTGTGATGATTAGCTCCAATAAACAGTTTCCTGGGGTAGCTCCCGATGCGCGGCTGTATTCCACGGCAGTGGGATCTCTGCGACGCAGCGGCCAAGCGGAAGAGTGCCTCGCTTCCCAACATCTGGCCATGCAAAATAGTGGGGATTTGCGGGCGATTAATTTTAGTTTTGGGGAATCCTTGAATCAAGACCCTCGGCCCAATGCCGTATTGGATGGGAATGCCTTGTTGACTCAATGTATTGATTGGTCGGCACGGGTGCATAATGTGTTTTATGTGATTGCCGGGAATCAGGGCCGGGGTGGGATTTCGATTCCCACCGATACCTACAATGGGGTGACGGTGGCCTTCTCCAAGATCTACGGCGATCGCTATTCTAAGATTGATTTTGCCAATATTGGCGATCCGAGTTTGGGGAATCCCAGTCGCATTATTGGCTATGAAACCAATACTGATGGTCGCCGCTCCATTGGTTTAGTGGCTCCAGGGCATAAGGTTCCTTTAGTTAATCTAGACGGTACGGTGGGCTATTCCAGTGGCACGAGTTTTGCCGCTCCCCATGTGACAGCAATGATTGCTTTATTACAAGAATATGGCGATCGCCAATTGGCCCAAGTCAAAGCCGATCCCTTAAAATCGGAGCTGAGTCCCCCCTGGACTATAGACGCTCGTCAGCAAGAGGTGATGAAAGCAGTGTTGCTCAATAGTGCCGATAAAATTCAAGATTTGGGCAATGGCTTAAATCTGGGTATGTCGCGCACGTTATACGATCAAAAACATCAGTCTTGGCTCACTTCCGAAGCCTATTTTAATGCTCGCATTCCCCTCGATATTCAGATGGGAGCCGGTCATTTAAATGCCAGTCGTGCCTATGAACAGTTTAGCGCCGGCCAATGGACTCCAGAGAATCCAGTTCCGGCGATCGGTTGGAATTATGACCAGATTGAGACAGTAGGTAGTTATCAGGATTATATTTTAGAAGGCGATTTACAACAGGGAAGTATGCTCAGTGTTACCCTAGCTTGGAATCGTTTGGTAGAACTGCAAGACCGCAATCAAAATGAAGCCTATGACATTGGGGAAACCTTTGAAGACCGAGGTCTAAATAATTTAGATATATTCCTAATGCCTGCGGACTCTACCAATCTTCGCGATAGTCTTTGGTCTTCGATCAGTGATGTCGATAGTGTAGAACATATGTTTTATCGGATTCCCCGCACAGGCAAGTATAAAATTCGAGTTTACTATCGTCAACAAGTGAATGAAGCACAGCAACCCTATGCGATCGCCTGGTGGACAGCCCCCATTGAAAACTAA
- a CDS encoding VOC family protein: protein MKIIQSLHTAILVSDLDKAEHFYSSVLGLTKIDRQLKFPGIWYQIGHYQLHLMMHSDVEIPQWNPQKWGRNAHIAFEVDSLEEVKQQLTAYGCKFQLSSSGRSALFTQDPDGNILELQEV, encoded by the coding sequence ATGAAAATTATACAATCTTTGCATACCGCAATCTTAGTTTCCGACCTAGACAAAGCCGAACACTTTTATAGTAGTGTTCTCGGTTTAACCAAAATCGATCGCCAACTGAAATTTCCCGGTATTTGGTATCAGATTGGCCACTATCAACTACACTTAATGATGCATAGTGATGTAGAAATTCCTCAATGGAATCCCCAAAAGTGGGGGCGCAATGCCCATATTGCCTTTGAAGTTGATTCCCTAGAGGAAGTCAAGCAACAATTAACCGCCTACGGATGCAAATTTCAACTCAGTTCCTCCGGGCGATCTGCCCTATTTACCCAAGATCCTGATGGCAACATTCTAGAGTTACAAGAAGTTTAG
- a CDS encoding valine--tRNA ligase translates to MTVPSSSNPTQYDPLSAEAKWQRYWEENEIFKADPSESGDPFCVVIPPPNVTGSLHMGHAFESALIDTLVRYHRMLGENTLWLPGTDHASIAVQTILERQLRSEGKNRYDVGREAFLERAWQWKEESGGRIVNQLRRLGVSVDWSRERFTMDEGLSKAVITAFMRLYQEGLIYRGNYMVNWCPASESAVSDLEVENKEINGHLWYFRYPLTEGGGFVEVATTRPETMLGDTAVAVNPGDKRYKDLIGKTLRLPIMGREIPIIGDEYVDAEFGTGCVKITPAHDPNDFEMGKRHNLPMINVMHKNGSMNENAGEFEGLDRFEARKAVVKRLEAEGCLVKVEDYKTTVPYSDRGKVPVEPLISTQWFVKIRPLADRALEFLDNQNDPVFVPDRWRKVYRDWLVKLKDWCISRQLWWGHQIPAWYVISETEGTITDSTPFIVAANEAEALAQAKTEYGETAKLQQDPDVLDTWFSSGLWPFSTMGWPEETADLNRYYPTTTLVTGFDIIFFWVARMTMMAGHFTGKMPFQTVYIHGLVRDVNGKKMSKSANNGIDPLILIEKYGADAVRYTLIREVAGAGQDIRLEYDRKTDESVSVQASRNFANKLWNAARFVMMNLDGKTPAQLGIPTENLEDGDRWILSRYHQVTQQLRNDLNQYGLGEAAKGIYELIWNDFCDWYIELVKPRLWQNDKEGTPEETASRLVAQQVLALVLDGILKLLHPFMPHITEEIWHTLTQSEVTSTPLSDLTSLGRQLYPEPDETFINPELETQFAQLIDTIRTIRNLRAIAEIKPGLKVPVVLQTENPTEQEILTQGSSLIENLAKTEAPTVCAALNEPMKQTVVGVTGTVQVLIPLAGVVDIAALRAKVEKDLGKIEKESQVLQARLGNPGFVNKAPQDVVQGARDTLEQLQIQAQILRDRLSNLSD, encoded by the coding sequence ATGACTGTACCTTCTTCTAGTAACCCGACTCAATACGATCCCTTGAGTGCTGAAGCCAAATGGCAACGGTATTGGGAAGAGAACGAAATCTTTAAGGCCGATCCGAGTGAGAGTGGAGATCCTTTCTGTGTGGTGATTCCACCCCCGAATGTGACCGGTAGCTTGCACATGGGCCATGCCTTTGAAAGTGCCCTGATTGATACCTTGGTTCGCTATCATCGGATGTTGGGAGAAAATACGTTGTGGTTGCCAGGAACCGATCATGCCAGTATTGCCGTACAGACCATTTTAGAAAGGCAACTGAGAAGTGAAGGCAAAAATCGCTACGATGTTGGCCGGGAGGCATTTCTAGAAAGAGCTTGGCAGTGGAAAGAAGAGTCCGGTGGCAGAATTGTTAATCAACTGCGCCGTCTAGGGGTTTCCGTGGATTGGTCGCGGGAGCGGTTTACGATGGATGAGGGCCTATCGAAGGCGGTGATTACAGCCTTTATGCGCCTTTATCAAGAAGGTTTGATTTATCGGGGCAACTACATGGTCAATTGGTGTCCCGCTTCTGAGTCGGCAGTGTCCGATCTAGAGGTTGAAAATAAAGAGATTAATGGCCATTTATGGTATTTCCGCTATCCGTTGACTGAGGGTGGGGGATTTGTGGAAGTAGCAACCACTCGACCGGAAACCATGTTGGGAGATACGGCAGTAGCAGTAAATCCTGGAGATAAGCGGTATAAAGATTTAATTGGAAAGACGCTACGGTTGCCGATAATGGGGCGGGAAATTCCCATTATTGGCGATGAATATGTGGATGCGGAGTTTGGAACCGGTTGTGTAAAAATAACGCCTGCCCATGACCCGAATGATTTTGAGATGGGCAAACGCCATAATCTGCCCATGATTAATGTCATGCACAAGAATGGCAGTATGAATGAGAATGCTGGGGAATTTGAGGGTTTAGACCGGTTTGAGGCGCGGAAGGCGGTGGTGAAGCGCCTGGAGGCAGAGGGATGTTTGGTGAAGGTAGAGGATTATAAGACGACGGTTCCTTATAGCGATCGCGGCAAAGTCCCCGTTGAACCCCTGATTTCTACCCAATGGTTTGTCAAAATTCGCCCCTTAGCCGATCGCGCCCTCGAATTCCTGGATAACCAAAATGACCCCGTGTTTGTGCCCGATCGCTGGAGAAAAGTCTATCGAGATTGGTTAGTAAAACTCAAAGATTGGTGTATTTCCCGGCAATTGTGGTGGGGTCATCAAATTCCCGCTTGGTATGTGATCAGCGAAACCGAAGGAACAATCACCGATTCAACTCCCTTCATTGTCGCAGCCAATGAAGCCGAAGCTCTCGCCCAAGCAAAAACCGAATATGGAGAAACCGCGAAACTCCAGCAAGATCCCGATGTCCTCGATACCTGGTTTTCCTCCGGACTGTGGCCCTTTTCCACCATGGGATGGCCCGAAGAAACTGCCGATCTCAACCGTTATTATCCCACCACCACCCTAGTCACCGGCTTTGACATCATCTTCTTCTGGGTGGCCCGGATGACCATGATGGCGGGTCACTTTACCGGTAAAATGCCCTTCCAAACCGTTTACATCCATGGCTTGGTCAGGGATGTAAACGGCAAGAAAATGTCAAAATCCGCTAACAATGGCATCGATCCCCTGATATTAATCGAAAAATATGGGGCTGATGCCGTGCGCTATACCCTGATTCGGGAAGTCGCCGGTGCCGGGCAAGATATTCGCCTCGAATACGATCGCAAAACCGATGAATCAGTCTCCGTCCAAGCCTCTCGCAACTTTGCCAACAAGCTCTGGAATGCAGCCCGGTTTGTGATGATGAACTTGGATGGCAAAACCCCTGCACAGTTAGGAATCCCTACAGAAAACCTAGAAGATGGCGATCGCTGGATACTCTCCCGTTACCATCAAGTAACCCAGCAACTTCGCAACGACCTCAACCAGTACGGCCTAGGAGAAGCGGCCAAAGGAATCTACGAACTGATTTGGAACGACTTCTGCGACTGGTACATTGAACTGGTCAAACCCAGACTCTGGCAAAACGACAAAGAAGGAACCCCAGAAGAAACAGCCTCGCGGTTAGTCGCTCAACAAGTCTTAGCCCTAGTCCTAGATGGGATCTTAAAACTGCTGCATCCCTTTATGCCCCATATCACCGAAGAAATTTGGCACACCCTCACCCAAAGTGAGGTCACTTCGACTCCGCTCAGTGACCTCACATCCCTAGGACGACAACTCTATCCCGAACCCGATGAGACGTTTATCAATCCCGAATTAGAAACCCAATTTGCTCAACTGATTGACACCATTCGTACTATTCGGAACTTGCGGGCGATCGCCGAAATTAAACCCGGTCTCAAAGTCCCCGTCGTCCTGCAAACCGAAAATCCAACCGAGCAAGAGATCTTAACCCAAGGCTCATCCCTGATCGAGAATCTAGCCAAAACTGAAGCCCCAACCGTTTGTGCTGCCTTAAACGAGCCAATGAAGCAAACCGTTGTCGGAGTCACCGGAACTGTACAAGTCTTGATTCCCCTCGCTGGGGTTGTGGATATTGCAGCTCTACGCGCTAAAGTCGAGAAAGATTTGGGTAAGATTGAAAAAGAAAGCCAAGTTCTCCAAGCCCGTTTGGGGAATCCCGGATTTGTGAACAAAGCGCCTCAAGATGTCGTTCAAGGGGCCAGAGATACATTAGAACAATTACAGATCCAGGCTCAAATCCTGCGCGATCGCCTGAGTAATCTCTCAGATTAA